The proteins below come from a single Merismopedia glauca CCAP 1448/3 genomic window:
- a CDS encoding RAMP superfamily CRISPR-associated protein — MTNNRPIPPRKPTPPQPINEPVTQNSFKPYKLIPLSNKTPQRKHPVGQDRYKSQLLSGKLCLKLTVKTSTFVASGVVVMGSDLSSRTKNIPLVKVAVGKDEKLIIPGSSLKGVIRSTYEAITLSCLCKTKANREAIPNGYKECNDKQKLCPACQVFGAMGWQGLISFNDAIADEIKPSIGFMPSLHNPRPKRDGYYLNGKVAGRKFYYHAIKPVDKGQQQGIPVQQAGNELTFSTQLQFMNLTKAELGTLLIVLGQDKNNNFALKVGGGKPIGMGTMIVELTKIERCNDLKNRYLDYCYSENDFLAGDKLKQYIQELIQASHNEKLVQIDALKELKEIWKYPTTREAPQDMY; from the coding sequence ATGACTAATAATCGACCTATACCTCCCAGAAAACCAACTCCACCTCAACCTATTAATGAGCCTGTCACTCAAAATAGTTTTAAACCTTATAAACTAATTCCGTTATCTAATAAAACTCCACAGCGCAAACATCCAGTAGGACAAGATCGCTATAAAAGCCAGCTTTTAAGTGGCAAACTTTGTCTAAAGCTTACAGTTAAAACCTCAACCTTTGTCGCTTCCGGTGTAGTTGTAATGGGGAGTGACTTATCGAGTCGAACTAAAAATATTCCGTTAGTTAAAGTAGCAGTGGGAAAGGATGAAAAACTAATTATTCCAGGAAGTTCTTTAAAAGGGGTAATTCGTTCTACTTATGAAGCAATTACTCTAAGTTGTTTGTGCAAAACAAAGGCAAATAGAGAAGCTATTCCTAATGGCTATAAAGAATGTAACGATAAACAGAAACTTTGCCCTGCTTGTCAAGTTTTTGGTGCAATGGGTTGGCAGGGATTAATCTCATTTAATGATGCTATTGCCGATGAAATTAAGCCCAGTATCGGTTTCATGCCTTCGTTACATAACCCTCGTCCCAAACGAGATGGCTACTACTTAAATGGAAAAGTAGCAGGAAGAAAGTTTTACTATCATGCAATTAAACCAGTAGATAAAGGACAACAACAAGGTATTCCCGTACAGCAAGCAGGAAACGAATTAACTTTTTCTACTCAATTACAGTTTATGAACCTAACCAAAGCAGAATTAGGGACACTTTTAATCGTGTTAGGACAAGATAAAAATAACAATTTTGCCTTGAAAGTTGGTGGAGGCAAACCTATCGGGATGGGTACGATGATAGTTGAATTAACCAAAATTGAGCGCTGCAACGATCTTAAAAATCGTTATCTCGATTACTGTTACTCTGAAAATGATTTTCTGGCAGGAGATAAACTAAAACAATACATACAGGAACTAATTCAAGCTTCTCATAACGAGAAACTCGTTCAAATTGATGCCCTAAAAGAACTCAAGGAAATCTGGAAGTACCCTACAACAAGAGAAGCACCACAAGATATGTATTGA